The region TACTACGAGTTCGTCATCGCGGAGGGCTTTACCCTCTCGAGTGGCATCTTCGGGAGCGCCTTCTTCGGCCTGACCGGACTCCACGGCCTCCACGTCTCCCTGGGCGTCGGCGGGATCGCCGTACTCTGCTGGCGGGCGCTGCGGGGCCACTACGGGCCGGACCGCGACACGTCGGTCGCGACCGTCTCGCTGTACTGGCACTTCGTGGATTTCGTCTGGCTGTTCCTCGTGGCGGTCCTCTACGTCGGCGCGTCGATGTAAGCGCGAACAGCCGGCAACCGGACCCCGATTCCTCACGGGTACTCGTCCGGATCGAAATCCGTCTCGAGCACCTGCAGCTCCGACGACTCGCAGTCGCAGAAATCGGGCTGGCCGAGTGGCTGGACGCTGCCGTCGGGCCAGAGTTGCACGATGCCGATCTCCCCGCAGCGGTCACATTTCGCCGCCGCTCGCCGTTTGTCCTCGGAATTGCCCACGGGTTTTCCTCGCGGAACCGTGGTACTACAGCCACCGACGAAAAACCCCGGTGACCGACCGATCGCCCGCCACGATGGGGCGTCCGCGTCCGAGACAGTCACTCGCCGGCTGCAGTGCCGGACTCGAGTCCGACGGTGACGAACCGGTCCCCGTCGGCCGCCGGCGAGCCGCGGACGGTTCCGAGTTCGATCGCCTGGTCCGCCTCGACGGTCGCCGCCGGGGTAAAGAGGAACGCCCGATACGACGGCGCGTGGTCGTACGCGATCACGTTGGCCTGGTAGACCTCGTCGAGCCGATCGGCCCGCCAGTCGAGTCCCGCCTCGACGACCGTGGCGCGCCGTTCCGGCGTGAGCTGATAAGGGTACATCACCCCCTGCTTGACCGGATCATCGTCGGACTCGCCGGATTGCACACCGACGTTCGTCGTCGCGCCGCCGGCGCCGACGAGCGCGCCCGTCGACAGGGCACCGTACTTGACGAACGATCGGCGGGACGTCGACCGGAGTGAGTCATCGCTCATACGCTGGTCCCCGACCACCGTGGTCGGAATAAGAGTTTGCCATGATTACACAACGAGTGATCGCTGATCTCCCGCCCGAGAAGGGGATTATCACTGTTTCTACAGCGAGATCTGAGTAGTTCGTATCAGTTAATTATCAGTCGATAACACGTTCAGTACCGATCGTAATAGCCGTTTATCTCGCTTGCCGTGGGCCCGGTGAATGGATGTTCTTTCAAGAACCGGAGCTCCAGTACGAGGTCACTGTCGAAGAACCGGATCCCCACTTCGCGAAGCTCCTTCAGCAAGCGATCGGCGGTCAGGAAGGCGAGATGCGCGTCGCCATGCAGTACATGTTCCAGGCCTGGGCGCTGCCCGAGGAGTACGAGGCGTATCGGAACCTCCTGATGGAGACCGCCGCCGAGGAACTCGGTCACATCGAGATGCTCGCGACCGCGGTCACGAAGAACCTCCGGGGCTCACCGACGGAGATGAGTGACGAGGCCCAGGAGACGGCGGCCGCCGCGGCGTCGATGACCGGACAGAATCCGCGCCAGTTCCTCTCGGCCGGCCAGTCTGCGATGCCCGTCGACAGCAACGGCGTCCCCTTCACCGGCGGCTACATCGCCGCGTCGGGCAACCTCGCCGGCGACCTCTACGCGAACGTGATGGCCGAGGCGACCGGCCGCACCCTCGCAACCCGGCTGTGGGAGTACACCGACGACCCCGGGATGAAGGACATGCTCTCGTACCTGATCGCCCGGGATACCATGCACCAGAACCAATGGCTCGAAGCCCTCGAAACGCTCGAGGACCCCGTTCCGGTCCCCGCGAGTTTCCCGCAGGAAGAGGAGAACCAGGAAGTCAATTACACGTTCATCTCGACCAGGCGCGAGCCGCAATCCGATCCCGGCTACCCCTGGACCGAGGGCGAGTCGCCGGACGGCAAGGGCCAGTTCTCCTACGCCGCCGAACAGCCAGGCGACGGCGAAGTCGTCGCCCCCGAGCCGGATCCGATGACGAACAACGAGCCCAACAGGACCGACGAGACCAGCGAGACCGACGCGTCCGAGGAATAACGCCGGCCGAGACCGTCGCCACGTCGCTCCGAAATCGGGTAGTCGGCCGTCGACGCTCCGATCAGTCGGACCGCTCGCGTCGCATCCGCTCCTCGAAGCCGGCCATCCTCCGGTAAATCGGCGGCGTCAACACCCCGACGATCCCCAGAAGGATGGCGATGCCGCCGAGCGGGAACAACAGCGGCTGCACCTCGAGACAGGAGTTCTGTGACGTGATCTGGACGTAATAGCGGTCGTCCTCGTAGGGGACGATCGCGCCATCGAGTAACGTCTCCCGGTTGGGCGACTCGCCGTTGATGATCCCCTCCCGGAGCGGACTGTCGATCGCCTCCTCGAGAGCCTCCCGCTCCGCCTGCGAGAGTTCCTCGGCGGGCAGTTCCTCGACGGTCTCTAACCCGCCGTCGTACTCCTCCACGGGTGTCGCCGTGATACCAGGCGTCCCGCAGAGACCGAGGCCGTCCTGAATGACGACGTAGCCGCCGACGATCGAGAGCGGGATCCCGAGGGCGATCAGGATGACGCCGAGAAAGGGGGCGGCGTAGGTCAACAGCAGCGACTCCGAGGACGCGGTCGGTTCGACCGGTCCCATCTCGTCGGTGGCCGGCGGTTCGGTCGCGTCGGGAGCCGGCTCGCCGTCGTCGCTCATTCGTTTTCCCCCGTCGACGGACGACGCTGGCGACCGCCGAGGTACGCGATCGTGCCGGCGAGTCCCAGCCCGTAGATCCAGTGAGCGAGCAGGACGAACAGGAGATAGGTCACCAGCTCGAGGCCGGTCTGGTCGGTGTGGAAGGCGAGCGCGAACCCCGAGGCGATGACCGTCGCGTACCACAGCCCCGTGATGAGGGTGAGTTCGCCCGGCAGGTACTCGCCCAGCGACAGAAACAGCAGGGGCCAGACCGTCATCCCGCCGATGAGGAAGAGCCCGTACCCGAGCCCGAGATTTGCCGGCAACCCGACGAACGTCGCGAGCGTCGCGAAGGCTTCGAGGTCGAACGCTCCCAGAACCACCGCGACGAGGAGCACACCGGTCATGAGGACCGTTCCGATGAATCCACCGAGCGCGCCCGTGCCCGCGTCGTTCCCGGCTCGCCTGGCGACCGGTTTGATGCGACCGTACAGCGACAGCGGGCGGTCCTCCTGGGCGGGGACGTACGAGGGCCGGACCTCGTCGGGTTCGCTCGGGGGCACCCCGCGCTCGCGCTCGAGGCGATCCTCGAACCACTGCCACTCGGGCGTGAACTGCTCGGTCGCCTTCAGCTCCCACGGGTCGGCGGTCTCGATCGGCGTGCCCCGGAAGTACGACCAGAGCATGTTGTACAGCCACATGAGGACGCTGATGCCGATGAGGAAGGCGCCGACGGTCGCGACGATCTGCAGAGCCGAGAACTCGG is a window of Natrinema salifodinae DNA encoding:
- a CDS encoding manganese catalase family protein; this translates as MFFQEPELQYEVTVEEPDPHFAKLLQQAIGGQEGEMRVAMQYMFQAWALPEEYEAYRNLLMETAAEELGHIEMLATAVTKNLRGSPTEMSDEAQETAAAAASMTGQNPRQFLSAGQSAMPVDSNGVPFTGGYIAASGNLAGDLYANVMAEATGRTLATRLWEYTDDPGMKDMLSYLIARDTMHQNQWLEALETLEDPVPVPASFPQEEENQEVNYTFISTRREPQSDPGYPWTEGESPDGKGQFSYAAEQPGDGEVVAPEPDPMTNNEPNRTDETSETDASEE